One Acidobacteriota bacterium genomic region harbors:
- a CDS encoding DUF433 domain-containing protein: protein MSLIDRITIDPSVCGGRPTIRGLRIRVKDVLDLLAAGASPEEILEDYPYLESDDLAAVLEFAARQNDHPVMRSA from the coding sequence ATGAGCCTGATCGACCGCATCACGATCGATCCGTCCGTGTGTGGCGGCCGACCGACCATCCGCGGTCTACGCATTCGTGTGAAGGACGTGCTCGACCTGCTCGCGGCCGGCGCGTCACCTGAGGAGATCCTCGAGGATTATCCGTATCTCGAGTCGGACGACCTCGCCGCCGTCCTCGAGTTCGCCGCTCGTCAGAACGACCACCCCGTCATGCGGAGCGCGTAG